The following are encoded in a window of Brettanomyces bruxellensis chromosome 9, complete sequence genomic DNA:
- the RHP51 gene encoding RecA recombinase Rhp51 translates to MTSSSAAVSQTEQAIDLSYHGDDDDVVSSKSQSGNNAIVVDDAETERHPRKATAPPPSDVMDEDDDGQVGPSPIESLIGNGITNNDIKKLQEAGFYTVESIAYTPKRKLITVKGISEQKADKLLTEASKIVPLGFTTATEFHQRRAELITLTTGSKQLDTLLGGGIETGAITEVFGEFRTGKSQLCHTLAITAQLPVDMGGGEGKCLYIDTEGTFRPVRLVSIARRFSLDENEALDNVAYARAYNADHQMQLLKQAAQMMSQSRFSLLIVDSVMALYRTDYSGRAELSARQMHVAKFMRALQRLADEFGIAVLITNQVVAQVDSSAIFNPDPKKPIGGNIIAHSSTTRLYFKKGKGRNRICKIYDSPCLAETETVFAIGEGGIMDPNDGTEDSDEE, encoded by the coding sequence ATGACTTCAAGTTCAGCAGCTGTCTCCCAAACTGAGCAGGCCATAGATCTTTCATACCATGgagatgatgacgatgtTGTTTCGTCAAAATCGCAAAGTGGAAATAATGCGATTGTTGTCGATGATGCAGAAACTGAAAGGCATCCCAGAAAAGCTACAGCACCCCCACCTTCAGATGTTATGGATGAAGACGATGATGGCCAAGTTGGTCCTTCTCCAATAGAGTCGCTAATTGGCAATGGCATTACTAACAATGATATCAAAAAGCTTCAAGAGGCTGGCTTTTACACAGTTGAATCTATTGCATATACTCCGAAGAGAAAGCTGATTACGGTTAAAGGTATTTCTGAACAAAAAGCTGATAAACTGCTTACAGAAGCCAGTAAGATTGTTCCCCTTGGCTTTACTACGGCGACTGAATTTCACCAGAGGCGTGCAGAGTTGATAACCTTAACTACCGGCTCCAAGCAGTTGGATACTTTATTGGGAGGTGGAATCGAAACTGGTGCAATAACGGAGGTGTTTGGAGAATTCCGAACGGGAAAATCACAGCTTTGTCATACGCTAGCAATTACAGCACAGTTACCTGTTGATATGGGAGGAGGGGAGGGCAAGTGTCTTTACATTGATACAGAGGGAACATTCCGTCCAGTTCGACTGGTTTCTATCGCTCGAAGATTTAGTTTGGATGAAAACGAGGCTTTGGATAATGTTGCTTATGCCAGAGCATATAATGCTGATCACCAGATGCAGCTTCTTAAGCAGGCAGCACAAATGATGTCCCAGTCACGGTTTTCTTTGCTCATAGTTGATTCTGTCATGGCTCTATATAGAACTGATTATAGTGGACGGGCAGAATTAAGTGCAAGACAAATGCATGTTGCTAAATTTATGAGGGCTTTACAAAGACTGGCTGATGAATTTGGTATAGCCGTTCTAATAACTAACCAAGTTGTGGCCCAGGTTGATAGTAGTGCTATATTTAATCCAGACCCAAAGAAGCCCATTGGTGGAAACATTATTGCTCACTCATCGACAACTAGACTTTACTTTAAAAAGGGCAAAGGTCGCAACAGAATTTGCAAGATATATGACAGTCCTTGCTTGGCGGAAACTGAGACCGTCTTTGCCATAGGAGAGGGAGGTATAATGGATCCAAATGATGGCACTGAAGACAGTGATGaggaatga
- the CDC28 gene encoding Cyclin-dependent kinase catalytic subunit: MGELNDFEKLEKIGEGTYGVVYKAIDTRHNNRVVALKKIRLESEDEGIPSTTIREISLLKELKDDNIVGLYDIVHSNSNKIYLVFEYLDMDLKRYMESIPEGEGLDSAMIKKFMLQLIKGIYHCHAHRVLHRDLKPQNLLIDKEGNLKVADFGLARAFGVPLRAYTHEVVTLWYRAPEVLLGGKQYSTGVDMWSIGCIFAEMTNRKPLFAGDSEIDQIFKIFKIMGTPTEEVWPEVTYLSDFKPTFPKWRKQDLSKVVPSLDKNGIDLLEQLLTYDPANRISAKRALLHPYFHEDLQQQTSDYHQQSTMQVDSSTIYA; encoded by the coding sequence ATGGGAGAATTAAATGACTTCGAGAAGCTAGAGAAGATTGGTGAAGGTACTTACGGTGTGGTTTATAAAGCGATAGATACAAGGCATAACAATCGTGTAGTTGCACTAAAGAAAATTCGCTTAGAGTCAGAGGATGAAGGAATCCCATCCACAACTATTCGAGAGATTTCCTTATTAAAAGAGTTGAAGGATGACAATATTGTTGGTCTATACGATATTGTCCATTCTAACTCGAATAAGATATACTTGGTGTTCGAGTATTTGGATATGGATTTAAAAAGATACATGGAATCGATTCCAGAGGGAGAAGGATTGGATTCAGcaatgataaagaaatttatgTTACAGCTGATTAAAGGAATATATCATTGTCATGCTCACAGGGTTTTACATAGGGATCTGAAGCCTCAGAACCTATTGATCGATAAAGAAGGTAATTTAAAAGTGGCAGATTTTGGATTGGCTCGTGCTTTTGGTGTGCCTCTTCGTGCATACACGCACGAAGTTGTTACTCTTTGGTATAGAGCTCCAGAAGTGCTATTAGGAGGAAAGCAATACTCGACTGGAGTGGATATGTGGTCGATAGGATGCATATTTGCAGAAATGACCAACAGGAAGCCATTGTTTGCTGGCGATTCGGAAATTGATCAGATTTTCAAGATTTTCAAGATTATGGGAACACCAACAGAAGAGGTTTGGCCGGAGGTTACTTATCTGAGCGATTTCAAACCTACTTTTCCTAAGTGGAGAAAACAGGATCTCTCAAAAGTGGTTCCGTCTTTagataaaaatggaatcGATCTGTTAGAACAATTGTTGACATACGATCCAGCAAACAGAATAAGCGCCAAAAGGGCACTGCTacatccatattttcatgAAGATCTTCAGCAGCAGACATCAGACTACCATCAGCAATCCACTATGCAGGTTGATTCTTCTACAATTTATGCATAA
- a CDS encoding uncharacterized protein (BUSCO:EOG0926310O) codes for MSCIFSALTGQQSALVSGILYLALAVGFFKLTSITLSFASMIFDLYILPPVNFVKYGAKQGNWAVVTGASDGIGKEYAFQLAKKGFNVILMARTQARLEEVAKEIEATYSVETRVVAFDASKDIPENYEKMKEATKGLSITILVNNVGRSHSMPVPFLDTDEKEMNDIMTINDFATLKITRAVTPVILATIAAQKGTKGLIINMSSFAGLFPSPLLATYTGSKFFLQGWSAALAGELAEKNIDVECVLSYLVASKMSKVRRTSATVPSPKQFVASTLRNIGRRVGAQERFATVTPYPSHALMHWVVANTVGVFSKFANSLNCKMHKSIRVRALRKAKRIAAQKANEQHKQD; via the exons ATGTCGTGCATTTTTTCAGCACTTACAGGCCAACAAAGTGCTCTCGTTTCTGGCATTCTGTATTTGGCTCTCGCCGTGGGCTTTTTCAAGCTCACGTCAATTACATTGAGCTTTGCTTCTATGATCTTTGACTTGTATATTCTTCCACCTGTCAAC TTTGTTAAATATGGTGCAAAGCAGGGCAATTGGGCAGTTGTTACGGGCGCTTCCGATGGAATTGGAAAGGAATATGCTTTTCAACttgcaaaaaaaggattCAACGTTATTTTAATGGCAAGAACCCAGGCAAGATTGGAGGAAGTTGCTAAGGAGATAGAGGCAACATATTCGGTTGAGACCAGGGTTGTGGCCTTTGACGCTTCAAAGGATATACCAGAAAACTAcgagaagatgaaagaagCTACAAAGGGATTATCTATCACAATTTTGGTGAATAATGTCGGACGCTCACATTCGATGCCAgttccatttttggataCCGATGAAAAGGAGATGAATGATATTATGACTATCAACGACTTTGCCACACTTAAGATTACTAGGGCAGTTACCCCAGTAATTTTGGCAACAATTGCAGCCCAGAAAGGAACGAAGGGTCTTATTATTAACATGAGCTCTTTTGCAGGCCTCTTTCCATCACCTTTACTTGCTACATATACCGGTTCGAAATTCTTTCTCCAGGGTTGGTCGGCTGCTTTGGCAGGTGAGCTTGCAGAGAAAAACATTGATGTAGAATGTGTTCTATCATATTTAGTGGCATCCAAAATGTCAAAAGTTAGGCGCACCTCTGCTACCGTGCCAAGTCCAAAACAATTTGTGGCCTCAACTTTGAGAAATATTGGAAGAAGAGTCGGTGCTCAGGAGAGATTCGCTACGGTTACTCCTTACCCTTCACATGCTTTGATGCACTGGGTTGTTGCAAATACGGTTGGTGTTTTTTCTAAGTTTGCAAACTCGCTGAACTGCAAGATGCATAAGTCAATTAGAGTAAGAGCACTTAGAAAGGCCAAGAGAATTGCTGCTCAGAAGGCAAACGAGCAACATAAGCAAGATTGA
- the PUP3 gene encoding proteasome core particle subunit beta 3 (MEROPS:MER0001710~BUSCO:EOG09264G4X): MSQDPSTYNGGSAVAMVGKDCVAIASDLRLGQQSLGLSNDFEKIFHYGHVFLGLTGLATDVMSVHEDLRKKTNLYKMKEQREIEPESFANLISSSLYKRRFGPWFVGPIVAGLNSHSGKPFICGFDYIGCIDFAKDFIVAGTASEQLFGMCESLYEPNLEPEDLFETISQALLNAVDRDALSGWGAVVYVITKDKVVKRFLKTRQD, from the coding sequence ATGTCTCAAGATCCAAGCACTTACAATGGAGGATCAGCAGTTGCTATGGTGGGAAAGGATTGCGTTGCAATAGCTTCCGATCTTCGTTTAGGACAACAGTCGCTAGGCCTTTCAaatgattttgaaaaaatattccaTTATGGACATGTGTTTCTAGGATTGACCGGATTGGCCACAGATGTGATGTCTGTACACGAAGATCTTAGAAAGAAGACCAATTTGTATAAGATGAAGGAGCAAAGGGAAATAGAGCCAGAGAGCTTCGCCAATTTAATTTCGAGTTCGTTGTataaaagaagatttgGCCCTTGGTTTGTTGGACCAATCGTTGCAGGTTTAAATAGTCACTCGGGAAAACCATTCATTTGTGGTTTTGATTACATTGGCTGCATAGATTTTGCTAAGGATTTTATTGTCGCAGGAACAGCCTCTGAACAGCTTTTCGGTATGTGCGAATCACTATATGAACCCAACTTAGAACCAGAGGATTTATTTGAGACTATATCACAAGCTTTGCTAAATGCAGTTGACAGGGATGCACTTTCTGGATGGGGAGCTGTTGTTTACGTGATAACAAAAGATAAAGTGGTGAAGAGGTTCTTAAAGACACGCCAGGATTAA